A section of the Leptospira kobayashii genome encodes:
- the rlmD gene encoding 23S rRNA (uracil(1939)-C(5))-methyltransferase RlmD yields the protein MKSSCGHFGICGGCTNLSMDYGKELSKKEQFLKETFSAFRHVEIRPILASPSAELYRHKLQLPFGRRVIGKKVITTLGLFNRESTFIVDQNECLIQEQALTEITQAVKLWARKEGLPPYNEKSKRGILKYLVARKSFTTKEILVGIVTAQEHIPHPKDLSKRLHNHITDRIGKSGKYGKLVGIIQNINLRHTSMALGREENLLWGRPYINESIGKYRFRVGLSTFLQVNPSQTPSLYNLILDEIEKGSRVIDAYSGIGTISLWLSGVAKEVIGLEENPNSHKTAIEALKNNHISNVKFRKGRVSETLPMLLAQDYSTVVLDPPRSGLGEEVALELANSRIQKIIYVSCDPISLRDDVRILSKNYYLSSLQPVDMFPKTDHLETVAVLNRKA from the coding sequence GTGAAATCTTCCTGCGGTCATTTCGGTATTTGCGGCGGTTGTACGAATCTTTCCATGGATTATGGAAAGGAACTGAGTAAAAAGGAACAGTTTCTGAAAGAGACATTTTCCGCTTTCCGCCATGTGGAAATAAGACCGATTCTTGCAAGTCCGTCCGCCGAACTCTACCGTCATAAATTACAATTGCCTTTTGGTCGCAGAGTGATCGGCAAAAAAGTAATCACAACTTTGGGTCTATTCAATAGGGAATCCACTTTTATCGTAGATCAAAACGAATGTTTAATCCAAGAACAGGCGTTAACCGAAATTACCCAGGCAGTCAAACTCTGGGCCCGCAAAGAAGGCCTCCCTCCTTATAATGAAAAATCCAAACGAGGAATTTTAAAATACCTCGTTGCCAGAAAATCATTCACAACAAAAGAAATTTTAGTGGGAATTGTAACTGCTCAAGAACATATCCCTCATCCAAAAGATTTATCCAAAAGATTGCACAATCACATAACAGACCGTATTGGTAAATCGGGCAAATACGGAAAATTGGTAGGCATCATTCAAAATATCAATTTGCGTCATACTTCGATGGCACTCGGTAGAGAAGAAAATCTTCTCTGGGGAAGACCTTACATCAATGAATCCATCGGAAAATACCGCTTTCGAGTCGGACTTTCCACATTTCTACAAGTCAATCCTTCCCAAACTCCCAGCTTGTACAATTTGATCCTGGATGAAATAGAAAAAGGGAGTCGGGTGATCGATGCCTATTCCGGAATCGGAACGATCTCACTTTGGTTGTCCGGTGTGGCAAAAGAAGTGATCGGTCTGGAAGAAAATCCGAATTCCCACAAAACAGCGATCGAAGCGTTGAAAAATAATCATATTTCCAATGTAAAATTCAGAAAAGGAAGAGTTTCCGAAACCTTACCAATGTTACTTGCACAAGATTATTCCACGGTTGTCCTCGATCCCCCTAGATCGGGATTAGGCGAAGAAGTAGCCTTGGAATTGGCAAATTCAAGAATACAAAAAATCATTTATGTATCTTGCGACCCGATCAGCCTCAGAGATGATGTCAGGATTTTAAGTAAAAATTATTATCTAAGTTCCTTACAACCTGTGGATATGTTTCCCAAAACGGATCATTTGGAAACGGTCGCCGTTTTGAATCGGAAAGCTTAA
- a CDS encoding quinone-dependent dihydroorotate dehydrogenase has product MLYQNLLKPILFQFDPESAHHLASSFFHLSQKVPFLNQTLSSVFNYNSPRLSQEVAGIQFPNPVGLAAGFDKTAELFPTLIHMGFGSVEVGTVTAKEQPGNEKPRLFRYGKEKALINRMGFNNPGADRVAELLKLQKKSGVRGINAGKSKITPLEESVSDYVYSFQKLVPFADYAVVNVSSPNTPGLRSLQSKEALTELITGIKKGFDGNFPIPLFLKFAPDLSLQELNENLELCLSLKTSGVILTNTTLDKKSLGGGPHPEGGLSGNPLFEKSLDFVSKAYQILKGRIPIIGVGGIDSGAKALQMFEAGANLIQIYTGYIYEGPFLPKTINAYLDRYLLKNNIKNIAEIVGNNSRVK; this is encoded by the coding sequence TTGCTCTATCAGAACCTACTCAAACCTATTTTATTCCAGTTTGACCCGGAATCCGCACATCATTTGGCTTCTTCTTTTTTCCATTTGTCCCAAAAAGTACCTTTCTTAAACCAAACATTATCTTCTGTTTTTAATTACAATTCACCTCGACTTTCCCAGGAAGTGGCAGGGATTCAGTTTCCAAATCCTGTGGGACTCGCTGCAGGTTTTGATAAAACCGCGGAATTATTTCCTACTCTGATTCACATGGGTTTCGGGTCCGTAGAGGTAGGAACCGTCACCGCGAAAGAACAACCGGGAAATGAAAAACCCAGACTTTTCCGTTATGGAAAAGAAAAAGCACTGATCAACCGAATGGGTTTCAATAATCCGGGAGCGGATCGGGTTGCAGAACTTTTGAAACTTCAAAAAAAATCAGGCGTTCGAGGCATCAATGCAGGAAAATCCAAAATCACCCCTTTGGAAGAATCCGTATCCGATTATGTTTACAGTTTTCAAAAATTAGTCCCTTTTGCTGATTACGCGGTTGTCAATGTAAGTTCGCCTAACACACCAGGACTTCGTTCTCTCCAATCCAAGGAAGCGCTGACGGAACTCATCACCGGAATCAAAAAAGGCTTTGATGGAAATTTCCCCATTCCACTTTTTTTGAAATTCGCACCTGATCTCTCCTTACAGGAGTTAAATGAAAATCTGGAACTTTGTCTGAGCTTGAAAACAAGCGGAGTAATTCTCACAAATACTACTTTGGACAAAAAATCTCTCGGCGGAGGCCCTCATCCGGAAGGCGGCTTATCGGGAAATCCTCTCTTTGAAAAATCTTTGGATTTCGTTTCTAAGGCATATCAAATATTGAAAGGGAGAATTCCCATCATCGGAGTCGGTGGAATCGATTCCGGAGCCAAAGCCTTGCAGATGTTCGAGGCAGGCGCCAATCTCATTCAGATTTATACCGGCTATATCTATGAAGGTCCTTTTTTACCTAAAACGATCAACGCCTATCTCGATCGTTATCTGCTAAAAAACAATATTAAAAACATAGCGGAAATTGTCGGAAACAATAGTAGAGTAAAATAG
- a CDS encoding PAS domain-containing sensor histidine kinase, whose protein sequence is MNPFKPTDRIWQNPGSFPSGEVLRELENLLRSNPDFWLKFTVDGRIVDYKPSRYLSISKDPKDFLGKYLSDGLPGYLIAIATEAIEYLSERRNQVFWKEYEYTIDGDIRYAEVRFVVLYDGHIMSTHRDITERKRLEAAFLESESRFLSMVQNAADSILIISSEGLIQFFNQAAERIFGYTQEEVLGKNIEIIIPSGSEGKDSLYNYMERSPSSSIGIGSELVAVRKSGEKFPCELSIGEFKTKHGHMFTGIIRDISHRKMQEAELYQYRNHLEDLVEEQTMALKIAKEVAEEASYAKSLFLANISHELKTPIHAILSYAELGEEKSGLSSPEKLKEYFQIIDSSGKRLLGLLENLLDIAKLEAGKMRYIFERHSLKDTIKHVISEMKAILEKRSIQIIFDQSGERWEAEFDYERIQQVLRNIFANALKFIPDKTNIEITKIEREFIPKMTKNYVRGIGLQIRDYGPGIPPEDLDKIFEKFIQSKQVKAGTKGTGLGLSISREILNDHDGLLYAENHSEGGAVFSLLLPQNRRDLK, encoded by the coding sequence ATGAATCCATTTAAACCTACAGATAGAATTTGGCAAAATCCCGGCTCTTTTCCCTCAGGCGAAGTTCTCAGGGAATTGGAAAATTTACTTCGTTCCAATCCGGATTTTTGGCTTAAATTCACTGTCGACGGAAGGATCGTCGATTACAAACCTTCCCGATATTTGTCGATCAGTAAAGATCCGAAGGATTTTCTCGGTAAATATCTGTCAGACGGCTTGCCGGGGTATCTTATCGCAATTGCAACTGAGGCGATTGAATATTTAAGCGAAAGGAGAAACCAGGTTTTTTGGAAAGAATATGAATATACCATTGATGGTGATATTCGTTATGCGGAAGTCAGATTTGTTGTGCTCTATGACGGACATATCATGTCAACTCATCGTGATATAACGGAAAGAAAACGATTGGAAGCTGCATTTTTAGAAAGTGAGTCCCGCTTTTTATCTATGGTGCAGAATGCGGCGGATTCCATTTTGATCATCAGCTCCGAAGGTTTGATCCAATTTTTCAACCAAGCCGCAGAGCGGATTTTCGGATATACCCAAGAAGAAGTATTGGGGAAAAATATTGAAATCATCATACCTTCCGGTTCGGAAGGAAAAGATAGTTTGTACAATTACATGGAACGAAGTCCGAGTTCTTCGATAGGAATCGGAAGTGAGCTGGTCGCAGTTCGAAAGTCAGGCGAAAAATTTCCTTGTGAACTTTCCATCGGCGAATTCAAAACCAAACACGGTCATATGTTTACTGGCATCATCAGAGATATCAGTCATCGCAAAATGCAGGAAGCCGAATTGTACCAATATCGCAATCACTTGGAAGATCTTGTAGAAGAACAAACCATGGCATTGAAAATTGCGAAGGAAGTGGCCGAAGAAGCGTCTTATGCCAAATCTCTTTTTTTGGCGAATATTTCCCATGAATTGAAAACACCGATTCACGCTATTTTGAGCTACGCTGAATTAGGTGAAGAAAAAAGCGGATTGTCCAGTCCTGAAAAACTGAAAGAGTATTTTCAGATCATTGATTCTTCCGGAAAAAGGCTGCTTGGTTTGCTTGAAAATCTTTTGGATATTGCCAAACTGGAAGCGGGAAAAATGAGGTATATTTTTGAGAGACATTCTTTAAAAGATACCATCAAACACGTGATCAGTGAAATGAAGGCAATTTTGGAGAAACGATCCATCCAAATTATCTTTGATCAATCCGGTGAAAGATGGGAGGCTGAGTTTGATTATGAAAGAATTCAGCAAGTATTGCGAAATATCTTTGCAAATGCGTTAAAATTCATACCAGATAAGACAAATATCGAGATAACCAAGATAGAAAGGGAATTTATTCCTAAAATGACTAAGAATTATGTTCGAGGTATCGGTTTACAAATAAGGGACTATGGCCCGGGAATACCTCCGGAAGATTTAGATAAGATTTTTGAGAAGTTCATTCAGTCTAAACAGGTCAAGGCAGGTACAAAGGGTACGGGTCTCGGGCTTTCGATTTCAAGAGAGATTTTGAATGATCACGACGGTTTGCTTTATGCTGAAAACCATTCGGAAGGTGGTGCCGTGTTCAGTCTGCTATTACCGCAAAACAGGAGGGATTTGAAATGA
- a CDS encoding response regulator — translation MTMTLLAVDDESINLMIIEESLSEKGFMIVKAKDGEEALAILNSDEYSFFAIILDRLMPNMDGIELLKKIKRSEKWRDIPVIFQTAMSGISDMTEGLDSGAFYYLTKPYSRAVLVTIVHTAVEHYVKLLRAKEDLHKGMGALRHLVNGEFRIRTIKESHELAPILANACPDPERVLTGIMEILNNAIEHGNLGITYQEKTDLHNNDKLMEEILRRLEAPEYKDKYVEIYFQKLEDKIIIIIKDQGKGFDWQRYLSLQAMTRNAFKTHGRGIFMAKRLSFDDLTYFDGGSKAQITILLNQNSSKLLTDFQE, via the coding sequence ATGACGATGACATTGCTCGCAGTTGATGATGAATCGATCAATTTGATGATCATCGAAGAATCTCTTTCTGAAAAAGGATTTATGATTGTAAAGGCGAAAGACGGAGAGGAAGCATTAGCAATTTTAAATTCGGATGAATATTCCTTTTTTGCCATCATCTTGGATCGATTGATGCCCAATATGGATGGGATCGAACTTCTAAAAAAAATCAAACGATCCGAAAAGTGGAGAGATATACCTGTTATATTTCAAACTGCGATGAGCGGAATTTCAGATATGACGGAAGGTTTGGATTCAGGTGCATTTTATTATCTGACAAAGCCGTATTCCAGAGCTGTACTCGTTACCATCGTTCATACTGCGGTGGAACATTATGTAAAACTATTGCGTGCAAAGGAAGATTTGCACAAAGGAATGGGTGCCTTACGCCATCTTGTGAACGGAGAATTTAGAATCCGCACAATCAAAGAATCGCATGAGCTTGCACCAATCCTGGCAAATGCATGCCCTGATCCGGAAAGAGTACTTACCGGAATTATGGAGATTCTCAATAATGCGATCGAACACGGTAATCTTGGGATTACATACCAGGAAAAAACGGATTTACATAACAACGATAAGCTTATGGAAGAAATCCTTCGCCGTCTGGAAGCACCGGAATATAAGGACAAATATGTTGAAATTTATTTCCAAAAGTTGGAAGACAAAATCATTATAATCATAAAGGATCAGGGAAAGGGATTTGATTGGCAGAGGTATCTTTCTTTGCAGGCAATGACTAGAAATGCCTTCAAAACCCACGGGCGTGGAATTTTTATGGCCAAAAGGCTTTCGTTCGATGATTTGACTTACTTTGACGGCGGTTCAAAGGCTCAAATTACCATACTACTCAATCAAAATTCCAGTAAATTACTGACTGATTTTCAAGAATAA
- a CDS encoding SGNH/GDSL hydrolase family protein, giving the protein MRKRIFRRLFIYIILPFIYLGLIEGVLSLFDPEAVFVKSFDDSLLFSLYPGKTGRVVSEEYNVEVATNENGGRQILSPENKYSTLLLGDSFAEGWGVKQEEVFSEVANQVLSKENKIRNLGVHGSCPALFEIHLRSYVPKFQPREVWIQIFDNDLDDNEKLEVFMEETNGIWKAKKPLAAKFLSTPVYNFVKESSLFRLLKRLWKTGRGQVEPLLYYKPGREPDRKILGHAESLEKFGRLKPIGDEIESKYNGQFSFYKRANDPIWQKRLEKQKEHLANINEYLKTNHIKLNLIYIPAKEFFAEKGILGNINNRNLKQYELQNPHFNLLKGFCEKNQLKCLYTTELFWDKNPESLYFPFDAHWNAEGHRWFGQILGEEIQKSAGKPKSI; this is encoded by the coding sequence ATGAGAAAACGCATCTTTCGGCGATTATTCATCTATATTATCTTACCATTTATTTATTTGGGTTTGATCGAAGGGGTCTTAAGCTTATTCGATCCTGAAGCGGTTTTTGTAAAAAGTTTCGATGATTCCCTTCTGTTTTCCCTTTATCCCGGTAAAACGGGTAGAGTTGTTTCGGAAGAATACAACGTAGAAGTAGCGACGAATGAAAATGGAGGTAGGCAGATCTTATCTCCGGAAAATAAATACTCCACTTTATTATTGGGAGATTCTTTTGCAGAAGGCTGGGGAGTAAAACAAGAAGAAGTTTTTTCCGAAGTAGCGAACCAGGTTTTGTCCAAGGAAAATAAAATTAGAAATCTAGGAGTTCACGGCTCCTGTCCCGCCTTATTTGAAATTCATTTGAGGAGCTATGTTCCTAAATTTCAACCAAGGGAAGTTTGGATCCAAATTTTTGACAATGACTTGGATGATAATGAAAAGTTGGAAGTTTTCATGGAAGAAACCAACGGTATATGGAAAGCTAAAAAACCTTTGGCTGCAAAGTTTCTATCCACTCCGGTTTACAACTTCGTAAAAGAATCTTCCTTGTTTCGTTTATTGAAAAGGTTATGGAAAACTGGTCGCGGACAAGTGGAACCTTTGTTATATTATAAACCGGGAAGGGAACCGGATCGTAAAATTCTGGGTCATGCCGAATCATTGGAAAAATTCGGAAGATTAAAACCGATCGGAGATGAAATTGAATCAAAATATAACGGTCAATTTTCCTTTTACAAACGTGCGAATGATCCGATTTGGCAGAAAAGATTGGAGAAACAGAAAGAACACCTAGCAAATATTAACGAATATTTGAAGACAAATCATATTAAACTCAATTTGATTTACATTCCTGCTAAGGAATTTTTTGCGGAAAAGGGAATTCTCGGGAATATAAATAACAGAAATCTAAAACAATATGAATTGCAAAATCCTCATTTCAATCTGCTGAAAGGTTTTTGTGAAAAGAATCAATTGAAATGTTTATATACTACCGAATTGTTTTGGGATAAAAATCCTGAGTCCTTGTATTTCCCATTTGATGCTCATTGGAATGCGGAAGGACATAGATGGTTTGGGCAGATTCTCGGAGAAGAAATCCAAAAATCCGCCGGCAAACCAAAATCTATCTAA
- a CDS encoding DUF5989 family protein, which yields MLELLKDLWDFLRIRKKFWLAPIIIILLLLGALLVLTQGSAIAPFIYTLF from the coding sequence ATGTTAGAATTATTAAAAGACCTCTGGGATTTTCTAAGGATTAGAAAAAAATTTTGGTTAGCACCCATAATCATTATTTTATTATTACTGGGTGCTTTGTTAGTATTAACGCAAGGATCTGCGATCGCTCCTTTTATCTATACCTTGTTTTAG
- a CDS encoding SxtJ family membrane protein translates to MSSKKIEPTSSDLRKFAYIVGGVLALVFGLAIPYLNRGSWNQYLVGIGLVLIFLGTVLPKILYWPYRLWMLIGEVLGWINTRIILSVIFFLLFTPIGLIKRLFGTDALKRKLDADATSYRIIPPERTTDHMERPF, encoded by the coding sequence ATGTCCTCAAAAAAAATTGAACCTACATCTTCCGACTTACGAAAGTTTGCTTATATAGTCGGAGGAGTCTTAGCATTGGTATTCGGTCTTGCCATCCCTTATTTGAATCGCGGGTCTTGGAACCAGTATTTGGTGGGAATAGGCTTAGTACTTATTTTTCTCGGCACAGTTCTTCCCAAAATTCTATACTGGCCTTACCGTCTCTGGATGTTGATCGGAGAAGTTTTAGGTTGGATCAATACTCGCATCATATTGTCGGTTATCTTTTTCTTACTATTCACTCCGATCGGTCTCATAAAAAGGCTATTCGGTACTGATGCGTTAAAAAGAAAATTAGATGCTGATGCAACCAGTTATCGGATCATTCCTCCGGAAAGAACGACCGATCATATGGAAAGACCATTTTAA
- a CDS encoding carbamoyltransferase family protein, whose translation MSDEYILGISAYYHDSAACLLKNGEILAAAQEERFTRKKHDSNFPKNAIQYCLEEAGINVDQLANVVFYDKPLVKFERLLETYLAYAPRGLISFFSAMPVWLKEKLFLKSTLKKEFANLSPTKSSPKLLFTEHHQAHAASTFFVSPFEKSIVLCLDGVGEWATTSAWIGDGNTLKPLWEIDFPHSIGLLYSAFTYYTGFKVNSGEYKVMGLAPYGEPKYTDLIYKYLIDLKEDGTFRLNMDYFNYAAGLTMTNGKFHELFGGPPRKSESTLTQKEMDLARSVQEVTEEVMLRLARSARKETGITNLCLSGGVALNCVANGKILKAGIFDEVFVQPASGDAGGALGAALSAHYEYKGHPRKVMPLDSMKGSYLGPKYSNETVKTTLDKLGAKYTQLDDGKIEERLAKILEEGNVIGYFQGRMEFGPRALGGRSIIGDPRNQKMQSVMNLKIKYRESFRPFAPAVLAEKVSEYFDIKSKSPYMLIVADVLEKHRIKMTPDQEKLFGIEKLNVPRSSLPAITHVDYSARIQTVHPETNQKFYKLLKEFDKLTGCPVLVNTSFNVRGEPIVSTPEDAYRCFMRTEMDYLVVENFVLDKKDQPIIEKDDSWKQEFELD comes from the coding sequence ATGTCAGACGAGTACATTCTTGGAATTTCCGCTTACTATCACGATAGTGCGGCGTGCTTATTAAAAAACGGAGAGATCCTTGCCGCAGCCCAGGAGGAACGATTCACAAGAAAAAAACACGATTCCAATTTCCCTAAAAATGCAATTCAATATTGTTTGGAAGAAGCCGGGATCAATGTGGATCAACTTGCAAACGTAGTTTTCTACGACAAACCTCTTGTAAAATTCGAACGGTTACTGGAAACCTATTTAGCCTATGCTCCCCGCGGTTTGATTTCTTTCTTTTCTGCAATGCCCGTTTGGTTAAAAGAAAAGTTGTTTTTAAAAAGCACTCTCAAAAAAGAATTTGCAAACCTTTCCCCGACAAAGTCTTCCCCAAAACTTTTGTTTACCGAACATCACCAGGCGCACGCAGCCTCCACTTTTTTTGTCAGTCCTTTCGAAAAATCAATCGTACTTTGTTTGGATGGAGTCGGCGAATGGGCGACTACTTCCGCATGGATCGGAGATGGAAACACTCTCAAACCGTTATGGGAAATTGATTTTCCCCACTCGATCGGACTATTGTATTCCGCTTTTACATATTACACCGGTTTTAAGGTAAATTCGGGAGAATACAAAGTCATGGGACTTGCTCCTTACGGAGAACCAAAGTATACCGATCTCATTTACAAGTACCTAATCGATTTAAAAGAAGACGGAACTTTCCGTTTGAATATGGATTATTTCAATTATGCCGCCGGTCTTACCATGACAAATGGTAAATTTCACGAACTCTTCGGTGGCCCTCCTCGTAAAAGCGAATCCACTCTAACACAAAAAGAAATGGATCTTGCACGTTCCGTTCAAGAAGTCACGGAAGAAGTGATGTTACGATTGGCCCGTTCCGCAAGAAAAGAAACAGGCATTACCAACTTATGCTTATCAGGTGGGGTTGCACTCAACTGTGTCGCCAACGGCAAAATTTTAAAAGCAGGAATTTTCGATGAAGTATTCGTGCAACCGGCTTCGGGAGATGCCGGTGGGGCCTTAGGCGCGGCGTTATCAGCTCATTATGAATACAAGGGTCATCCTAGAAAAGTAATGCCTCTCGATTCGATGAAGGGATCTTATCTTGGTCCGAAATATTCCAATGAAACCGTCAAGACCACCTTAGATAAATTAGGTGCAAAATACACCCAATTGGACGATGGGAAAATCGAAGAAAGACTCGCGAAGATTCTGGAAGAAGGAAATGTAATCGGTTACTTCCAAGGAAGAATGGAATTCGGGCCACGCGCCTTGGGGGGAAGGTCCATCATCGGAGACCCTCGCAATCAAAAAATGCAATCCGTGATGAACTTAAAAATCAAATACAGGGAAAGCTTCAGACCGTTTGCTCCTGCGGTGCTTGCCGAAAAAGTATCCGAGTATTTTGATATCAAAAGCAAAAGCCCTTATATGTTGATCGTTGCCGACGTTCTGGAAAAACATCGTATCAAAATGACTCCCGATCAGGAAAAATTATTCGGAATCGAAAAATTAAATGTACCTAGATCTTCATTGCCGGCGATCACTCATGTCGATTACTCTGCACGAATTCAAACAGTTCATCCCGAAACCAATCAAAAGTTTTACAAACTCCTGAAAGAATTTGATAAACTCACCGGCTGTCCGGTATTAGTAAATACTTCCTTCAATGTGCGCGGAGAACCGATCGTTTCCACACCGGAAGACGCATATCGCTGCTTTATGCGAACAGAGATGGACTATCTTGTTGTGGAAAACTTTGTTCTGGATAAAAAAGACCAACCTATTATCGAAAAAGACGATTCTTGGAAACAAGAGTTTGAATTGGATTAA
- a CDS encoding peptidoglycan DD-metalloendopeptidase family protein, translated as MLFRSLFFFFLITSNGYAESISEHWSKIEKKTKAEDWEGAKTPVADAISEYPTERDFRITEAWVWRNSGNPEESSKRIRKALVQWPADASLKEQLAYSYLEPADEELKKENPKQAIELANKAVLLLPDNEWANLILAYSWQKLNPEKAIPYFEKAAKLNPSNEYTIPNLGYSYQLLVESWIKNKEDGKISKIFPTIKNYSELPAKQGVGFLKTWNSIVDTTEDFGPLIDFLKNKIVKYPDDIELKILCGSVLNKLNMKQRRSDPTLADSTQKESNLFLREGMELFEKQNPNRPSFIGAKLPLNGKIIVAAAFDGGGTHSGFEKYSYDFLHVDENHSTLRPNTQGSKNSDYYTFGESIYAVDEGVILATKNGFPDNPVPGKISFAPGNDLQILHDNGLISHYAHIKNGSIKVKKGQRVKRGEKIAEVGNSGMSYGPHLHFTIVTKDWTSVYYEWEPLKIKTPDQIIFGSQPLEKNWVIEK; from the coding sequence ATGCTATTTAGATCGTTGTTTTTTTTCTTTCTAATCACAAGCAATGGTTATGCAGAAAGTATTTCCGAACATTGGTCAAAAATTGAGAAAAAAACCAAAGCGGAAGATTGGGAAGGTGCGAAAACACCGGTTGCTGACGCGATTTCGGAATACCCGACTGAACGTGATTTTCGCATAACAGAGGCTTGGGTATGGAGAAACTCCGGCAATCCCGAAGAAAGTTCGAAAAGAATCAGAAAAGCACTTGTCCAATGGCCTGCCGATGCATCCCTGAAAGAACAATTGGCTTATTCTTATTTGGAACCTGCAGATGAGGAATTAAAAAAAGAAAATCCTAAACAAGCGATCGAACTTGCAAACAAGGCGGTTCTTTTACTGCCTGATAACGAATGGGCAAATTTGATTCTTGCTTACTCCTGGCAAAAATTAAATCCCGAAAAAGCGATTCCTTATTTTGAAAAAGCCGCAAAGCTCAATCCGTCAAACGAATATACGATTCCCAATTTGGGATACAGCTATCAACTATTAGTTGAATCATGGATCAAAAACAAGGAGGATGGAAAGATCTCGAAAATTTTTCCTACAATCAAAAATTATTCCGAGCTTCCCGCAAAACAAGGAGTCGGTTTTTTAAAAACCTGGAATTCGATTGTGGACACAACGGAAGATTTCGGTCCCTTAATTGATTTTTTAAAAAACAAAATCGTAAAATACCCCGATGATATTGAACTGAAAATTCTTTGCGGTTCCGTTTTAAACAAACTCAATATGAAACAAAGAAGATCCGATCCTACTCTCGCCGATTCCACTCAAAAAGAAAGCAATCTGTTTCTAAGAGAAGGAATGGAATTATTTGAAAAACAAAATCCAAACCGACCTAGTTTCATAGGCGCAAAACTACCATTAAATGGAAAAATCATTGTGGCCGCCGCATTCGACGGAGGAGGAACTCATAGTGGATTTGAAAAATACAGCTACGACTTTCTTCACGTAGATGAAAACCATTCCACCCTCAGACCGAATACCCAAGGCAGTAAAAATTCGGACTATTACACTTTTGGAGAATCCATTTATGCAGTGGACGAAGGAGTGATTTTAGCTACAAAGAACGGATTTCCGGACAATCCGGTTCCCGGAAAAATTTCTTTCGCTCCGGGAAATGACCTTCAAATCCTTCATGATAACGGACTTATCTCCCATTATGCCCATATTAAAAACGGAAGCATCAAAGTAAAAAAAGGTCAACGTGTGAAACGAGGAGAGAAAATTGCCGAGGTGGGAAATTCAGGAATGTCCTACGGCCCCCATTTGCATTTCACAATTGTTACCAAAGACTGGACATCTGTTTATTATGAGTGGGAGCCTTTGAAAATCAAAACTCCCGATCAAATTATATTCGGTTCCCAACCATTGGAAAAAAATTGGGTGATAGAAAAATAG